The DNA sequence GGACGAAGGTGCCGCGGTCGGCCAGACCGACGCCTTCACGCAGCACGCCGAACTGGTTCGACAGCGCGTGATTCTGGTCGCCCAGCATATAATAGTTGATCTTGCCGATCGCCGGCGAGGTGTCGTGCCAGGCCTTGTGGCAGAAATGGGTGTCGGTCGACACCGAATAGACTTCCACGCCCATGCCCTGAAGGGTCGGGTAGATATCGGCCAGATCCTCCAGCTCGGTCGGGCAGACGAAGGTGAAGTCGGCGGGATAGAAGAAGAATACGGCCCACTTGCCCTTCACATCGGCGTCGGTAACGTCGACAAACTTGCCTTCCTTGTAAGCGGTGGCCTTGAACGGCGCGAGCGGGGTGTTGATGAGAGCCATGGGCTTCCTTTTCCTCACAGTGAATGTTGCGATTGCGAACACCCCAATAGGGACAGGGATGATTCGGGGGAAATTGGTTTTCTTGGATGCGTTAAGTGAGAAAAGCGATTACAGCCGCCCATATTGATCGGCTGCTTCACCTTATCCGGCGAGCGCCTGATTCATCGCTTTCTCAACCATTTCCTGCGCTTCCTCCGGCGAAAAGGCCGATCGGTCAAGGCAGAGTTCCAGCCACAGCCCGTCGACCAGCGCGGTCAGACTGATCGCGGCGATGCGCGCCTGCGCGTCGCTCATCGCCGGCGCGGCGGCGCGCAGCAGCGATTCGAGTTGCGCGCGCGAACCGCCATAGACATCGGCATGGACGGCAGCGATTTCGGGATCGGACTTGACCAGGCTCCAGAAAGCGATCCAGGTCGCCAGCAGATCAGGGTCCAGCACCGGGGCCATGAAATTGGCCTGAAGGCAGGCGCGCAGCCGGGCGCGCGGATCGGCTCCCGCCGCATCGACCGCGGCGTCGAGCGCGGCCGACACCTTGCCGCCGACATCGGCATAGGTCGCCAGTATCAGGGCATTCACCCCGTCAAAATAATGGGTCAGCAGGCCCGACGACACGCCGGCCTGCGCACAGATGGCCCGTACCGACGTTCCCCCCACGCCCTTTTCGGCCAGGCAACGCGCCGTCGCCTCGATCAGCGCCTGCCGCCGCACATCCGGCGTTTCCCTTACGAAACGCGCCCGTTCGCGTGTCCTGACCACGCGACTCTCCCTCTTTCTGTCCATCGTCATTCCCCCCATCTCCCTTTGGGCGCAGACAGGGGCAGTGACAAGGGATCGAACCCGCCATTTCAGGGGTTTTCCAGGGAAATGACCTCCAGGGAGACAGAAATATGACGCGTGCGCCCTTTATTCCGCTGCTGGCGGCCCTGCTGCTGGCCGGCTGCACTCAAAAGGCCGACCATAGCGACGCCGCCAATGCGGGCGCGAGTGCCCCCATGATCGAGACTGTCGATGATGCCGACACGGTCCCGACCAATGCAGCGGCGGCGGCGGCCGATGCGCGCCTGCCCACCGATGACTGGGTCGGACGCTGGACCGGGCCGGAAGGGCTGTTCCTCGACATCCAGCCCTCGCCCAACGGCAAGCCCGGTCATTACGCCCTGACCAACAGGGACAATCTCGACCGTCAGGCCGACTATCCGGGCGTCGCCGACGGCGCGACCATCCGCTTCGTGCGCGACGGCCAGGATCTGGCGATCCATCCGGGAAAGGGCGACGAGACGGGCTTCAAACATCTGGCGGGCAAGGCCGACTGCCTGATCGTCATCGCGCGGCAGGAGGGTTATTGCCGATAGGGCCGATGCGCGCAGCGCTCGCTACCTACCGCCGTCCCCAACTCCCGAAGATCGCCGGATCAATCTCCAGCATCGGCAAGCCCGCATCCTCGGCGTCGGGCCTGGACGGCAATGCAAGGGGCGGTCCCTTGCCCGCCCCGAAACTGACCACCGCGCTGCCCGGATCGCTCAGCACCAGCGGGTCGAGTTTCAGCGCCGCCGTCAGCCGCGCCTGCGTCACTTCCACCAGCGTCCCCATCTTCGTCAGCGCGAACAGGTCGCGGGCGAAGGCATAGGGCAGGCGGATGCAGCCATGGCTGGCGGGATAGCCCGGATTATGCCCGGCATGGAGCGCGATCCCGGTCCAGGTCAGCCGCTGCATATAGGGCATGGGCGCATTGCTGTAGAGGTTGGAGCGGTGCCATTGCCGTTTTTGCAGGATCGGATAGTCGCCGGTCGGGGTGCGATGCCCTTTCATCCCCGTGGACACGCTGGACAGGCCGATCAGCCGGTCGCCGCTATAGACATGGATCATCTGCTTTTCGATGCTGATGACCATATAGATTGGCCCGTCCCCCGTTCCGCCCCGCGCCCCCTGCCCCAGCCAGCGATATTGGCCCGGCGCCAGTGTCGCTTCCTGCGGCTGCGCCGGGCTGGCCGCCGACAGGGCAAGCGCCAGCGCGCTGATGACGACGCACAGAAAAGATGGCCGGAAAACAGGCATAACGCCTTCTTAACCATGATCCGCGCCAGCGCCAGTCCGGCCACGCGCAGCGATCCCATGTTGGGACAAGCTTCGAAACCGCTTCGCTCGCAACAAAATGACGCCCCTGGCCACCGCGCCATGCGTAAAGCCTGACAAGGGCGGCGAAGAGGAATAATATGTTTCACACGGCCGCCCCCAGCCTGTAGAGGGGCCGCTTCATCGCCTTGAAGGACCGAAACAATGCCCGCCTACCGCTCCCGCACCACCACCCACGGCCGCAACATGGCGGGCGCGCGCGGTCTTTGGCGCGCAACCGGCATGAAGGACGAGGATTTCGGCAAGCCGATCATCGCGATCGCCAACAGCTTCACCCAGTTCGTGCCCGGCCATGTCCATCTGAAGGATCTGGGCCAGCTCGTCGCGCGCGAGATCGAGGCGGCGGGCGGCGTGGCCAAGGAATTCAACACCATCGCGGTCGATGACGGCATCGCCATGGGCCATGGCGGAATGCTCTATTCGCTGCCTAGCCGCGATCTGATCGCCGACAGCGTCGAATATATGGTCAACGCCCATTGCGCCGACGCGATCGTGTGCATCTCCAACTGCGACAAGATCACGCCCGGCATGTTGATGGCGGCGATGCGCCTCAACATCCCGGTCGTCTTTGTTTCGGGCGGGCCGATGGAAGCGGGCAAGACCGTGGTGCGCGGCAAGAAGGTGGCGCTCGACCTGGTCGACGCCATGGTCGTCGCCGCCGACGAAAGCTACACGGACGAGGAAGTCCAGACGATCGAACGGTCGGCCTGCCCCACTTGCGGCAGTTGTTCGGGCATGTTCACCGCCAATTCGATGAACTGCCTGACCGAGGCGCTGGGCCTGTCGCTGCCCGGCAATGGATCGACGCTGGCGACCCATGCCGACCGCGAACGCCTGTTCCGGGAAGCCGGTCATCTGATCGTCGACATCACCAAGCGCTATTATGAGCAGGATGACGAGAGCGTCCTGCCGCGCAACATCGCCAATTTCGCCGCGTTCGAAAATGCGATGAGCCTGGACATCGCCATGGGCGGCTCCTCCAACACGGTGCTGCACCTGCTCGCCGCCGCGTTCGAAGGCGGCATCGATTTCACCATGGCCGATATCGATCGCCTGTCCCGCCGCGTCCCCTGCCTGTGCAAGGTCGCGCCTGCCAAGAATGACGTGCATATGGAGGATGTCCACCGCGCCGGTGGCATCATGGCCATATTGGGCGAACTGGAACGCGCCGGCCTGATCGACGCATCGCTGCCCACCGTCCATGCGCCGACCATGGCCGCCGCGCTCGCCCGCTGGGACATTGGTCGCACCAATAGCGAGGAAGTGCGCAACTTCTATCGCGCCGCGCCCGGCGGCGTGCCGACGCAGGTGGCGTTCAGCCAGTCGGCCCGCTGGGAGGAACTGGACACCGACCGTGAAAAGGGCGTGATCCGCTCGGTCGAACATGCCTTTTCCAAGGATGGCGGCATCGCCGTCCTCTCCGGCAATCTCGCGCCCGAAGGCTGCATCGTGAAAACCGCCGGCGTTGATGAAAGCATCCTTGTGTTCCACGGGACAGCGCGCGTCTATGAAAGCCAGGATGCCGCGGTCGCGGGCATATTGGGCAATGAGGTCAAGGCGAATGATGTCGTCATCATCCGCTATGAAGGGCCGAAGGGGGGGCCGGGGATGCAGGAAATGCTCTACCCGACCAGCTATCTGAAGTCGAAAGGGCTGGGAAAGGCCTGTGCCCTCATCACCGATGGGCGCTTCTCCGGTGGCACGTCCGGCCTGTCGATCGGCCATGTCTCGCCCGAAGCGGCCGAAGGCGGCCTGATCGCGCTGGTGCAGACGGGCGACCCGATCATCATCGACATTCCCGCCCGCGTCATCAAGGTCGATCTGGACGACGCCATCCTCGACGCCCGCCGCGCCGAGATGGAGGCGCGCGGGGCCAAGGCGTGGAAGCCCTTCGGCCGCAAGCGCGACGTGTCCCCCGCGCTCCGCGCCTATGCCGCGATGACCACCAACGCCGCCAAGGGTGCAGTGCGCGACGTAAGCCAGATCGAACGCTGATCGCGGCGCGCCGGTGCCGCCTGCTGCGAAGCGCTGGTTCAGTCGGTCGCCGGGATTGTCGTCACGACGGCGAATCCCGGCGCCGCGTTCAGGCGGACGAAACCGCCAGCATCCGTGCGTCGCCCCGAATGCGGTGCCGAACAGTTCCGCCAAGGTGTTGGCAGCCTGAAAATGGCAGATCGGCTACCGATCATTCATAGATAAAAGCTATGTACTAGTTTCGTTTAGTTCAATTTTCCTAATCCTTTCCAATCGGATATCTTTCGCTCAGCAAAGAGAGGTTCGAATGGCAGATTTTGAATTCGATCTCGGCGACAATGCCGACATGATCCGTGAATCGACGGCGCGCTTCGCCGCCGACCGCATTGCCCCCCTTGCCGCGAAGATCGACGCAGAGGACTGGTTCCCTCGCGATCTGTGGCCCGAAATGGGCGCCCTCGGCCTGCACGGCATCACCGTGGGCGAGGAAGATGGCGGCCTGGGCCTTGGCTATCTGGAACATGTCATCGCGCAGGAAGAGGTCGCGCGGGCATCCGCTTCGATCGGCCTGTCCTATGGCGCGCATTCGAACCTTTGCGTCAATCAGATCCGCCGCTGGGCCAATGCGGAGCAGAAGGCCCGCTACCTGCCCAGGCTGATTTCCGGCGAACATGTCGGCAGCCTTGCCATGTCGGAAGCGGGCGCGGGTTCCGATGTCGTGTCGATGAAGCTGAAAGCGGAAAAGAAGGGCGATCGCTACGTCCTCAATGGCACGAAATTCTGGATCACCAACGCGGCTTATGCCGACACGCTGGTCGTCTATGCCAAGACCGACCCGGACGCGGGATCGCGCGGCATCACCACCTTCCTGATCGAGAAGGATTTCAAGGGCTTCTCGATCGGGCAGAAGATCGACAAGGTTGGTATGCGCGGTTCGCCCACGGCCGAACTGGTGTTCGACGATTGCGAGGTGCCCGCAGAAAATGTGATGGGCGCGGTCGGCGACGGCGTCGCTATCCTGATGTCCGGCCTCGACTATGAGCGCACCGTGCTGTCGGGCATCCAGTTGGGCATCATGCAGGCCTGCCTGGACGTGGTGATCCCCTATCTGCGCGAGCGCAGGCAATTCGGCCGGCCGATCGGCGAGTTCCAACTGATGCAGGCGAAGGTCGCCGACATGTATGTCGCGCTCAACAGCGCGCGCGCCTATGTCTATGCGGTGGCGAAGTCGTGCGACGCGGGGCGGACCACGCGCTTCGACGCGGCGGGCGCGATCCTGCTGGCCAGCGAGAATGCCGTGAAAGTCGCGCTGGAGGCGGTTCAGGCGCTGGGCGGCGCTGGCTATACGAAGGACTGGCCGGTGGAACGCTATATGCGCGACGCCAAGCTGCTGGATATTGGCGCGGGTACCAACGAAATCCGCCGGATGCTGATCGGCCGCGAACTGATGGGCGCGCAATGAGCGCCCCCGTTCTCGGCACTAGGCTCAATCCCGACAGCCCGGAGGCGCAGGCGCGCGCAACCCATAATCGCGCGCTGGCGGACGAGTTGCGCTGCAAAGTGGCGACAGCCGCACGGGGCGGATCGGACAGCGCGCGCGACAGGCATGTGGCGCGTGGCAAGCTGTTGCCACGCGACCGGGTGGAACGACTGCTCGATCCCGGCTCCCCCTTTCTGGAGGTGGGGCAACTGACGGCGAATGGCCTCTATGGCGACGCAGTGCCGGGCGCGGGCATCATCGCCGGGATCGGCATGGTGTCTGGCCGACAGGTGATGATCGCGTGCAACGACGCCACGGTAAAGGGCGGCACCTATTTCCCGCTCACGGTCAAGAAGCATCTGCGCGCGCAGGAGATCGCGGCCGAAAACCGCCTGCCCTGCATCTATCTGGTCGATAGCGGCGGCGCGAACCTGCCCAACCAGGCGGAAGTGTTTCCCGACAAGGAGCATTTCGGCCGCATCTTCTTCAACCAGGCGAACATGTCGGCGCAGGGTATCCCCCAGATCGCCTGCGTCATGGGAAGCTGCACAGCGGGCGGCGCCTATGTCCCCGCCATGTCCGACGAAACGGTGATCGTGCGCAATCAGGGCACGATCTTCCTGGCCGGGCCGCCGCTGGTGCAGGCGGCGACGGGCGAGGTGATCAGCGCGGAGGATCTGGGCGGTGGCGACCTGCACGGGCGCAAGTCCGGCGTGGTCGATCATGTCGCCGACAGTGACGAACATGCGCTGGCCATCGTGCGCGACATTGTCTCCACCTTTGGCAAGCCACATGATCCGGGGCTGGACATCCGCGCGCCGCGACCACCGAAATATCCGGTCGAGGATCTCTATTCCATCATCCCGGAAGATGTGCGCGCGCCCTATGACGTGCATGAAGTGATCGCGCGGCTGGTCGACGGGTCGGAATTTCATGAGTTCAAGGCGCTTTACGGCGCCTCGTTGGTCTGCGGCTTCGCCCATATCTGGGGCAAGCCGGTGGCGATTCTGGCGAACAACGGTGTGCTGTTCAGCGAAAGCGCGCAGAAAGGCGCGCATTTCATCGAACTGGCCTGTCAGCGGCGCGTGCCTCTGCTGTTCCTCCAGAATATCTCCGGCTTCATGGTCGGCGGCAAATATGAGGCCGAAGGCATCGCCAAACATGGCGCCAAGCTGGTGACGGCGGTGGCGACCGCCAGCGTGCCCAAGATCACGATCCTGATCGGCGGCAGTTTCGGCGCAGGCAATTACGGCATGTGCGGCCGCGCCTACGCCCCCCGTTTCCTGTTCACCTGGCCCAACAGCCGGATCAGCGTGATGGGCGGGGAACAGGCGGCGTCGGTGCTGGCCACCGTCCATCGCGACGCGGCCAGATGGACGCCGGAGGAAGCCGAAGCCTTCAAGGCGCCGGTCCGCCAGAAATATGAGGATGAAGGCAATCCCTATTATGCCACCGCCCGCCTGTGGGACGATGGTATCATCGACCCGGCCCAGACCCGCGACGTGCTGGGCCTCGCCCTTTCTGCCTGCCTGAACGCGCCGATCCCCGATCGGCCGCAGTTCGGCCTGTTCAGGATGTAAGGACCATGATTGCTTCCCTCCTGATCGCCAATCGCGGCGAAATCGCCTGCCGCATCATTCGCACCGCTCGCCGGCTGGGCGTGCGCACGGTCGCGGTCTATTCCGATGCCGACGCCAAAGCCCTGCATGTCCGCGAGGCGGATGAGGCCGTGCATATCGGCCCGTCGCCCACGCGTGAGAGCTATCTGCTGGGCGACAGGATATTGGCGGCGGCCCAGGCCACCGGCGCGCAGGCAATCCATCCCGGCTACGGCTTCCTTTCGGAAAATGCGCAGTTCGCGCAATCCGTGCTGGATGCCGGCCTCGTCTGGGTCGGCCCCAGACCGTCGAGCATCACCGCCATGGGGCTGAAGGACGCGGCCAAGACGCTGATGTCCGATGCCGGCGTGCCGGTGACGCCGGGCTATATGGGCGACAATCAGGATCCTGCCTTCCTGGCGCGGGAATCGGCGAAGATCGGCTATCCCGTTCTCATCAAGGCTGTCGCGGGCGGCGGCGGCAAGGGGATGCGGATGGTCGAAAAGGCGGAGGATTTCGCCGACGCGCTCGCCTCCTGCCAGCGCGAAGCAGCCGCGAGCTTCGGCAACGCCCATGTGCTGATCGAAAAATATATCCTGTCGCCCCGCCATATCGAAGTGCAGATATTCGGCGACAGCCACGGCAATGTCGTCCATCTGTTCGAGCGCGACTGTTCGCTCCAGCGCCGCCATCAGAAAGTGATAGAGGAAGCGCCCGCTCCGGGCATGGACGCGGCAACGCGTGCCGCCGTATGCGCCGCCGCCGTCAATGCGGCAAAGGCGGTGGACTATGTCGGCGCGGGCACGATCGAATTCATCGCGGACGGATCGGCAGGGCTGCGCGCCGACCGCATCTGGTTCATGGAAATGAACACCCGGCTCCAGGTCGAGCATCCCGTGACCGAAGAGATTACCGGGCAGGATCTGGTCGAATGGCAATTGCGCGTCGCGTCGGGCGAACCGCTGCCCCGGACCCAGGACGAATTGTCGATCAACGGCTGGGCGATGGAAGCCCGCCTCTATGCCGAAGACCCGGCCAGGGGTTTTCTGCCCAGCGTCGGCACGCTGGACCTGTTGCAGTTTGGCGGGTCGCCAGGCGGCCGGATCGACACGGGCGTCTATCAGGGGGCGGAGGTTTCCCCCTATTACGACCCGATGATTGCGAAGGTGATTGCCCATGGCGCGACCCGTGACGAGGCGCGCAGGCGCCTGGGCGTCATGCTGGCGGGCAGCGCGGTGTGGCCGGTGCGCACCAACGCCAATTTCCTGGTGAACGCGCTGGCGCATCCCGCCTTCATCGCGGGCAATGTGGATACGGGCCTGATCGGCCGCGATGGCGAGGCAATGGCTCAGCCGCCCATCGCTTCAGCAGGAGCGCTCGCCAGGGCGGCAGGGTCGATGGTGCCTGCCACCGACATGCCGGGCTTTCGCCTGAATGCCCCCGCCAGGGGCACCGCCACCTTCCTGCTGGATGGCGATCCCGTGGACGTGGCCTTGCCCGCTGCCGGCGCCGCCGCTCCCGCCCTGACGGCGATCGTGACCGAAGCCGGGCAGACATGGTTGCTGTCCCCCTGGCGACATGAAGCGTCGCACGGCGGCGGCGGTGGTGATGGCGCCATATTGTCGCCCATGCCCGGCCGGATCATCTCGGTCGACGTGGCGCTGGGCGACACGGTGTCCAAGGGGCAAAAGCTGCTGACACTGGAAGCGATGAAGATGGAACATAGCCTGACCGCGCCGTTCGACGGCACAGTGGTCGAACTCAATGCGATCGCCGGGGGGCAGGTGCAGGTGGAAGCCCTGCTCGCCCGGATCGAGGCGACCGGGGAATAGAGGCAGAATATATGGAGCAGATTGTCATATTGTCGGACATCGCCCTTATCATCGAACCTATAAGAGATTAACGGAGCAGGACATGGCCGGACGATTTTACGACCAATGGGCGATCGGCGACCGGATTTCGCACGAAATCCGGCGCACCGTGACGGAGACGGACAATCTGCTCTTTTCCGTCATGACCCACAATCCGCAACCGCTGCACATCGACGTGGAAGCGGCGAAGGCGAGCGAGTTCGGTCAGATACTGGTCAACGGCACCTTCACCTTCGCGCTGATGATCGGCCTGTCGGTGGGGGACACGACGCTGGGCACGCTGATCGCCAATCTGGGCTATGACAGACTGGTCATGCCCAAGCCGGTGTTCCTGGGTGACACGTTGCGCGCGCAGAGCGAGGTGACGGACCTGAAACCCAGCAAATCGCGGCCGGGCGCGGGCATCGTCACCTTCTCCCACATACTGTTGAACCAGCGGGACGAAATCGTATGCCAGTGCCTGCGCATGACGCTGATCCAGGGCAGCGGCGCGTGACCATCCGGTCGCTGCTGTTCGTGCCGGCCGACCGGCCCGACCGCTTCGCCAAGGCCGCGGCGAGCGGTGCGGATGCGCTGATCCTGGACCTGGAGGATTCGGTCGCGCATGAGCGCAAGGCGTTCGGCCGTGATGCGGCGCGCGAATGGTTGCATTCCGGGCCGGATGTGATCTGTTTCGTGCGGATCAATCCGCTGGATAGTGGCTATGCGCACGATGATCTGACGGCGGTGATGGCTGGCGGACCAGCGGGACTGGTGCTGCCCAAGGCCGAGGGCGCGGCCAGCGTGGAAACGCTGGTCGCCATGGTCGGCAGCGCTGACGTGCCGCCCATCCTGCCGATCGCAACGGAAACGCCGGCCGCCATATTCCATCTGGGCAGCTATGGCGCGGTCGCGGATCGGCTGGCGGGGCTGACATGGGGGGCAGAGGATCTGCCCGCCGCGATCGGCGCGGCATCCTCGCGCGAGGCCGACGGCAGCTATACGCCACCCTATGAGATGGTGCGCGCGCTCACCCTGTTTGGCGCACATGCCGCCGGCGTCCAGGCGATCGAGACGGTATTTCCGGCCATGGACGCACCCGATGCACTGGGCGCCTATGTCGCGCGAGCGCGGCGCGACGGCTTCACCGGCATGATGGCGATCCATCCGAAGCAGATCGCGCAGATCAACGCAGGCTTCACGCCCAGCGCAGCGGAAATCGCCCATGCCAGCGCTGTCGTCGCACTGTTCGATGCCAATCCTGGCGTCGGTGCGCTGCGGCTGGACGGCAAGATGATCGACCGGCCGCATCTGGTGCAGGCCCGGCATATCCTGTCGCTGGCGGGCGCCTGATTTTTTAAGGGCATTTGCCCCCTCTGCGAAGCCAATGCGCGCCTGTGGCTTGACCTCACCCCAGAAATGAATATGCCCCATTAATAGAATATATATTCTATTATAGCGAAGATCAGTCCGGCACGGGGTATGGGATGCGAAAAGCAGCAAAGTCGAGCAGCCGGACAAAAGCACCACGCGCCATCGAAAATGCAATCGATGCCGCCGCCATATTGAGCAACCGGCAACGCAGCATGGCGCTCGCGATCGTCGCCGCCGCCATGGTACTCGATCTGATCGACATGACGATCATCAACGTCGCCGTGCCGACGCTGCAAGGGAAATTCGGCGCCAGCGATGCCGAAGTGCAGTGGATGGTGGCCGGCTATTCGACCATCTTTTCACTGCTTCTGATCACTGGCGGGCGGCTTGGCGACATTTACGGCTACCGGCTCGCTTTCCTGTACGGGGTCGCCGGCTTCACCGTGACATCCCTATTGTGCGGGCTGGCGCAGACGCCGGATCAATTGATCGTTGCGCGGCTGTTTCAGGGCGGGGCGGCTGCGATCATGCTGCCGCAGGTCATGTCCTTGACTCAAATCATGTACGCCCCGCACGAACGCATGGCGGCGCTGGGCCTGTTTGGAATATTGGGCGGACTGGCTGCCGTCCTCGGCCCGGTGATCGGCGGTGCGTTGATCAGCGCCGATCTCTTCGGGCTGAGTTGGCGACCGATCTTCCTCATCAACCTGCCGATCGGTCTGGTAGCGGTCTTTTGCGCCCATCGCGTGCTGCCGCGTGGCCGATCGAAGCGGCAGCCCCGGCTGGACATGGTTGGAACCTTTTTGGTTATGGTACTGCTGTTCTCGCTGATTTTCCCGCTGATCCAGGGGCGTGGCGATGGCTGGCCCATATGGGGTTTCGTGCTGATGGCTCTCAGCATCCCGCTTTGTCTGCTCCTTGCCTGGTATAGTCGTGTCCGTATGCGCCGGGACGGATCGCCGCTGATCGTGCCGGACCTCTTTTCCGCCCGCGCCTTCAGCACCGGCCTGGTGACGACGCTTCTTTTCCAGGTGGCAACCGGCGGCTTGCTGTTCACGCTGGCGCTGGCGCTGCAAAGGGGGCTGGGGTTCAGCCCCGCCGAAGTCGGACTGACCCATATTCCCTATGCCTTCGGGGCGTCCTTCGCGATCGGGATGCTCTCGCGCAAGGCGCTGCCACGCTTTGGGCCGGTCATCATCAGTTGGGGGGCGTTGCTGATGGGGGCCGGGCTGGGACTGCTGCTGCTGTTGCTGAACCGGACGAATCTCGTCATCGCGCACCCCTGGCTGCTGGCACCGCCGCTGCTGGCGATGGGCCTCGGCATGGGTTTGGCTGGTGGACCATTGCCGCCCTGCACGCTCTCCGAAGTCGATGTGGGACATGCCGGATCGGCATCGGGCCTGCTCAAGGCGACGCAGCAGTTGGGATCGGCGATCGGTATTGCGGCGATCGGCAGCCTGTTCTTCGCCATTCAGCCGAACGCGGATGCCAACGGCGCCATGGCGATAAAAGCGTTCACCATATCGGCCGCTTTCATCGGCCTTGCCCTTCTATCCGTCGGGCTGGCCGCCTTCGCCATTCCCCGGACGCTGCGCATCCGGGGCGATGCAGACACGACCCGGCTCGCAGTTACGGACGCAGCCACACCTGGCCGGACGGAAATCGCAACCTAGCGGGCGCAACCGCGGCAAAGCGCTGGGTTCGCCGTTACGGCGCTCAAAGCCGGCCTTCCTTCAGCATCGTCACCGCCGCGTCGCACGCCCGCGCCG is a window from the Sphingobium sp. CAP-1 genome containing:
- a CDS encoding HpcH/HpaI aldolase/citrate lyase family protein; the protein is MTIRSLLFVPADRPDRFAKAAASGADALILDLEDSVAHERKAFGRDAAREWLHSGPDVICFVRINPLDSGYAHDDLTAVMAGGPAGLVLPKAEGAASVETLVAMVGSADVPPILPIATETPAAIFHLGSYGAVADRLAGLTWGAEDLPAAIGAASSREADGSYTPPYEMVRALTLFGAHAAGVQAIETVFPAMDAPDALGAYVARARRDGFTGMMAIHPKQIAQINAGFTPSAAEIAHASAVVALFDANPGVGALRLDGKMIDRPHLVQARHILSLAGA
- a CDS encoding MFS transporter, encoding MRKAAKSSSRTKAPRAIENAIDAAAILSNRQRSMALAIVAAAMVLDLIDMTIINVAVPTLQGKFGASDAEVQWMVAGYSTIFSLLLITGGRLGDIYGYRLAFLYGVAGFTVTSLLCGLAQTPDQLIVARLFQGGAAAIMLPQVMSLTQIMYAPHERMAALGLFGILGGLAAVLGPVIGGALISADLFGLSWRPIFLINLPIGLVAVFCAHRVLPRGRSKRQPRLDMVGTFLVMVLLFSLIFPLIQGRGDGWPIWGFVLMALSIPLCLLLAWYSRVRMRRDGSPLIVPDLFSARAFSTGLVTTLLFQVATGGLLFTLALALQRGLGFSPAEVGLTHIPYAFGASFAIGMLSRKALPRFGPVIISWGALLMGAGLGLLLLLLNRTNLVIAHPWLLAPPLLAMGLGMGLAGGPLPPCTLSEVDVGHAGSASGLLKATQQLGSAIGIAAIGSLFFAIQPNADANGAMAIKAFTISAAFIGLALLSVGLAAFAIPRTLRIRGDADTTRLAVTDAATPGRTEIAT